The window CCATAACGCCGCTCGCGTTGACTAAAAGCATTAATTGCATCCTGAAACACCATTTCATCAAAATCTGGCCACAGTACATTGGTGAAATAGAATTCCGCATAAGCAACCTGCCATAATAAAAAGTTACTGATACGATGTTCACCACCTGTCCTGATAACTAAATCAACATTATCTTGGTCATGCATGCATACATAACTATTGATTGTTTCTTCATTGATATCATCAATAGACAATTGCCCATTTTGCACGCGCTCAAAAATTTGCTTCATACTATTGGCAATATCCCAACGACCACCATAGTTTGCTGCAATATTTAACCTTAACCCAGTATTATTTGCAGTCAGTTCTTCGGCTTTTTGGATACGTTTTTGAAGGCGTTCACTAAATCGACTTTTATCACCAATAATCAATAATTTTACATTATTCTTATGCAAATTTTTGACTTCATTATCCAATGCAAAAACAAAAAGCTCCATCAGTGAACTGACTTCTTTTTCCGGCCGTCTCCAATTCTCACTACTAAAAGCATACAGTGTGAGTGAATTAATTTTATTTTTTACTGCAAAACGCACCGAATTACGCACAGACTCAACGCCAGCCTTATGCCCAGTTATTCTTAACTTACCTCGCTGTTTTGCCCAGCGCCCATTACCATCCATAATGATAGCAACATGCTTTGGCAACACTGAATTGGAGGAATTTTCACCACTAGAGTTCATTAAATAGTAATCCTTGTGTGCATAGCGTTGAGAATTCAGCATCATCATAACCGCTATTGTTGAATTTGCTGATAAGACACATCCTTAATTCTCCGCTAAATACTGACATTATCTTTCTTTTTTATAAGCGTCACATATTAAAGACTTATTGTGCTTATCAGCAACTAAATAAATCACATACTAGACTGAAAATGTCTGTCTGATTAATTGTTCAGCCTCACGACGCGCCTGATTATCGATGTCTAAGACCTCATCGATTGAAACAGGTTCAGATAAATGCAATTTTTCTAATGTAGCCAAGTTAATTTTTGCAATATCTGTGAAACGGATACGCCCTTCCAAAAAGGCTGCAACCGTTATTTCATTAGCGCCATTTAAAATTGTTGTAGCTGCCTGACCTTGATGGCATGCGTCGATAGCCAGTTTTAAGCAAGGATAACGTTGATAATCAGGCTGAACAAAAGTTAATGAAGATAGTTTAGAAAAATCTAACGGTTCGACCCCTGAAGAGATACGGCTCGGGTAAGCCATACTATAAGATATTGGTGTACACATATCGGGTGTACCTAACTGAGCAATCACACTGCCATCACGGTAACGCACCATAGAGTGAATAACTGACTGAGGATGGATGATCACTTCCATTTGCTGTTGAGATGCATTGAAGAAGTAGCAAGCCTCGATATATTCCAGACCTTTATTCATCATGGTTGCCGAATCAACAGAAATCTTACGCCCCATCGACCAATTAGGATGGTTGCAAGCCTCATCCGGTGTAACA of the Providencia stuartii genome contains:
- the uppS gene encoding polyprenyl diphosphate synthase yields the protein MNSSGENSSNSVLPKHVAIIMDGNGRWAKQRGKLRITGHKAGVESVRNSVRFAVKNKINSLTLYAFSSENWRRPEKEVSSLMELFVFALDNEVKNLHKNNVKLLIIGDKSRFSERLQKRIQKAEELTANNTGLRLNIAANYGGRWDIANSMKQIFERVQNGQLSIDDINEETINSYVCMHDQDNVDLVIRTGGEHRISNFLLWQVAYAEFYFTNVLWPDFDEMVFQDAINAFSQRERRYGGAESDDELVK
- the ispC gene encoding 1-deoxy-D-xylulose-5-phosphate reductoisomerase produces the protein MKRLTILGSTGSIGKSTLSVVRNNRDKFQIVALVAGRNVTELAHQCLEFQPQYASMADEASAQSLRAILSENNCQTEVLSGSEAAIQLAGLDDADQVMSAITGVAGLLPTLAAIRKGKRILLANKESLITSGRLFFNEIRQHGATVFPIDSEHNAIFQSLPENIQLNLGFADLFASGISSIILTGSGGPFRETPLSYLDNVTPDEACNHPNWSMGRKISVDSATMMNKGLEYIEACYFFNASQQQMEVIIHPQSVIHSMVRYRDGSVIAQLGTPDMCTPISYSMAYPSRISSGVEPLDFSKLSSLTFVQPDYQRYPCLKLAIDACHQGQAATTILNGANEITVAAFLEGRIRFTDIAKINLATLEKLHLSEPVSIDEVLDIDNQARREAEQLIRQTFSV